The following coding sequences are from one Devosia neptuniae window:
- a CDS encoding ester cyclase, producing the protein MTNTILADIYRGYIACLNSQDWPRLGQFVAQDVHYNGERIGLSGYRSMLEEDFRAIPDLHFDIELLVSEPPRIASRLQFNCTPKGMLFGLAVNGRRVSFSENVFYQFTGERIAAVWSVIDKAAIAAQLTLK; encoded by the coding sequence ATGACCAATACAATCCTCGCCGATATCTACCGGGGCTATATTGCCTGTCTCAACAGTCAGGATTGGCCGCGACTGGGGCAGTTCGTTGCCCAGGACGTTCACTACAATGGCGAGCGGATCGGGCTATCAGGATATCGCAGCATGCTGGAGGAGGATTTTCGGGCGATTCCCGATCTTCATTTCGATATCGAGCTGCTGGTGTCCGAGCCGCCGCGGATCGCGAGCCGGCTGCAATTCAACTGCACGCCCAAGGGCATGCTCTTTGGTCTTGCGGTCAATGGCAGGCGCGTCTCGTTCAGCGAGAATGTCTTTTACCAATTTACCGGCGAGCGGATCGCGGCCGTCTGGTCGGTGATCGACAAGGCCGCTATTGCGGCCCAGCTCACCCTGAAATGA
- a CDS encoding Trm112 family protein has protein sequence MPSGVDPRHVLDVRTLEMLVCPLTKTRLILSGDHTELISVAARLAFPINKGVPLLSLDEARSVEPDEIKTLTRGQN, from the coding sequence ATGCCCTCCGGCGTCGATCCGCGCCATGTGCTGGATGTGCGCACGCTCGAAATGCTGGTCTGCCCGCTGACCAAGACGCGGCTGATCCTGTCGGGGGACCATACCGAGCTGATCTCGGTCGCGGCGCGCTTGGCCTTCCCCATCAACAAGGGCGTGCCGCTGCTCAGCCTCGATGAAGCGCGGAGCGTCGAGCCGGATGAGATCAAGACGCTGACGCGGGGCCAGAACTAG
- a CDS encoding DNA translocase FtsK, with translation MRLVGFVLLGLVAICLAALASWSVDDPSFSYATSKPAANWLGFPGSAIADILFQTLGLAALVLMVPPALWGWAMVRRRVPTHMGLRLIGWLGATILATGVFSFVAMPETWPLPTGLGGLVGTGFMTLATMITGAQPQAVTSALFAIIISAPALALFWIGMGLGSTVSTAPRKAQAAAAGRKSTAAPVEADDEPETNPIVDIALGAMVHMGYSLRTAFRRARASHAEKRAADAAPWRDDDLEPSLDGRAPVVSPRGEPSFDAPQRRIHSPSAPQVEPGFAAPGDVSPRINARPSYDDTEVDYPDEPDEDSIPFVPDAPLPPSVVNHRQQGDSRFHPADPTKPRVTAPAPRPVPGNRMAREAQSSFLDEPGGFELPPLSLLAEPRHKGPSPEHAPERLEEMARQLEGVLEDFGVKGDIINVRPGPVVTLFELEPAPGIKSSRVISLADDIARSMSAISARVAVVPGRNAIGIELPNQNRETVYFREMLASSDFEKMKGKLPICLGKTIGGEPVIADLARMPHLLIAGTTGSGKSVGINTFILSLLYQMTPEQCRMIMIDPKMLELSIYDGIPHLLTPVVTDPQKAVVALKWAVREMEDRYRKMSKIGVRNIDGFNQRVSEAAAEGKVITRTVQTGFDRETGEAIFESEEFNLEVLPYIVVIVDEMADLMMVAGKDIEGAIQRLAQMARAAGIHIITATQRPSVDVITGTIKANFPTRISFMVTSKIDSRTILGEQGAEQLLGNGDMLYMASGGRTKRLHGPFVSDAEVEAVVAHLKSQGTPDYLDSITADDEEGGEFGGDSDGGGDDYAGSGDELYDKAVHIVLSDKKASTSYIQRRLAIGYNKAATLIERMEREGVISQANHAGKREILVGSD, from the coding sequence ATGCGGCTGGTCGGCTTCGTGCTGCTCGGTCTCGTCGCGATCTGCCTTGCTGCGCTCGCGTCCTGGTCGGTGGACGATCCCAGTTTCTCCTATGCCACGAGCAAGCCGGCGGCCAATTGGCTGGGCTTTCCCGGTTCGGCCATTGCCGACATCCTGTTCCAGACCCTGGGCCTTGCCGCCCTGGTGCTGATGGTGCCGCCCGCGCTCTGGGGCTGGGCCATGGTGCGCCGCCGCGTGCCCACCCATATGGGCCTGCGCCTGATCGGCTGGCTGGGCGCCACGATCCTGGCCACCGGCGTCTTTTCCTTCGTTGCCATGCCCGAAACCTGGCCGCTGCCCACCGGGCTCGGTGGCCTCGTCGGCACCGGCTTCATGACCCTTGCCACCATGATCACCGGCGCCCAGCCGCAGGCGGTCACGTCGGCGCTGTTCGCCATCATCATTTCGGCCCCCGCTTTGGCGCTGTTCTGGATCGGCATGGGCCTCGGCAGCACCGTTTCCACCGCGCCGCGCAAGGCGCAAGCCGCCGCTGCCGGCCGCAAATCCACCGCCGCCCCGGTTGAAGCCGATGACGAGCCGGAAACCAACCCGATCGTCGACATTGCCCTCGGCGCCATGGTGCACATGGGCTATTCGCTGCGCACCGCCTTCCGCCGCGCCCGCGCCAGCCATGCCGAAAAGCGCGCTGCCGATGCCGCGCCCTGGCGTGATGATGATCTGGAGCCCAGCCTTGATGGCCGCGCCCCTGTCGTCTCTCCGCGTGGCGAGCCCTCCTTCGATGCTCCGCAGCGTCGCATCCATTCGCCCAGCGCGCCGCAGGTCGAGCCGGGATTTGCCGCGCCCGGCGATGTCTCGCCCCGCATCAATGCGCGGCCCAGCTATGACGATACCGAAGTCGATTATCCCGACGAGCCCGATGAGGATTCCATTCCCTTCGTGCCCGATGCGCCGCTGCCGCCGTCGGTCGTCAACCACCGCCAGCAGGGGGATTCCCGCTTCCACCCGGCTGATCCGACCAAGCCGCGCGTCACTGCGCCTGCGCCGCGTCCCGTGCCGGGCAATCGCATGGCGCGCGAAGCGCAAAGCTCCTTCCTCGACGAGCCCGGCGGGTTTGAACTGCCGCCGCTGAGCCTGCTGGCCGAGCCGCGTCACAAGGGCCCCTCGCCCGAGCATGCGCCCGAGCGCCTGGAAGAAATGGCCCGCCAGCTCGAAGGCGTGCTGGAAGATTTCGGCGTCAAGGGCGACATCATCAATGTCCGCCCGGGTCCCGTCGTGACCCTGTTTGAACTCGAACCCGCGCCGGGCATCAAATCGAGCCGCGTCATTTCGCTGGCCGACGATATTGCCCGCTCCATGTCAGCGATCTCCGCCCGCGTCGCCGTGGTCCCGGGCCGCAATGCCATTGGTATCGAGCTGCCCAACCAGAACCGCGAAACCGTCTATTTCCGCGAAATGCTGGCCAGCTCCGATTTCGAGAAGATGAAGGGCAAGCTGCCCATCTGCCTCGGAAAAACCATTGGCGGCGAGCCGGTGATTGCCGATCTAGCGCGTATGCCGCATCTGCTCATCGCCGGCACCACCGGCTCGGGCAAGTCGGTGGGTATCAATACCTTCATTTTGAGCCTGCTCTACCAGATGACGCCCGAGCAGTGCCGCATGATCATGATCGATCCCAAGATGCTGGAACTGAGCATCTATGACGGCATTCCCCATCTGCTGACCCCCGTCGTCACCGACCCGCAAAAAGCGGTGGTGGCGCTCAAATGGGCGGTGCGCGAGATGGAAGATCGCTATCGCAAGATGAGCAAGATCGGCGTGCGCAATATCGACGGCTTCAACCAGCGCGTCAGTGAAGCCGCCGCCGAGGGCAAGGTCATCACCCGTACGGTACAAACCGGCTTTGACCGCGAAACCGGGGAAGCCATTTTCGAGAGCGAGGAATTCAACCTCGAAGTGCTGCCCTATATCGTGGTGATCGTCGACGAAATGGCCGACCTGATGATGGTGGCCGGCAAGGATATCGAGGGGGCCATCCAGCGCCTCGCCCAGATGGCTCGCGCCGCCGGCATCCACATCATCACCGCCACCCAGCGCCCCTCGGTCGACGTCATTACTGGCACGATCAAGGCCAATTTCCCCACGCGTATCTCGTTCATGGTCACGTCCAAGATCGATTCGCGTACCATTCTGGGCGAGCAGGGCGCCGAGCAGCTGCTGGGCAATGGCGACATGCTCTATATGGCCTCGGGCGGCCGCACCAAGCGCCTGCACGGCCCGTTCGTATCGGATGCGGAAGTGGAAGCCGTGGTCGCCCACCTCAAGAGCCAGGGCACGCCCGATTATCTCGATTCCATCACTGCCGATGACGAAGAAGGCGGCGAATTCGGCGGCGACAGCGATGGCGGCGGCGACGATTACGCCGGCTCGGGCGACGAGCTCTACGACAAGGCCGTCCATATCGTGCTGAGCGACAAGAAGGCCTCCACCTCCTATATCCAGCGGCGCCTGGCCATCGGCTATAACAAGGCGGCGACCCTAATCGAACGCATGGAACGCGAAGGCGTCATCAGCCAAGCCAACCATGCCGGCAAGCGCGAGATTTTGGTGGGATCAGACTAG
- a CDS encoding LolA family protein — translation MIRRDALLLGLSTALALSLPAFALDRALSAEEQQLIANINQHNSAIRSMAGRFLQIDTNGGRTEGTFFLERPDKVRFRYNPPSREEIVSVGRGFYVLNRKDETYYAYPQDTIPLRQFLGDKIDLLTANVVNVTNSDGYMSITVVDQTVAGTVQVSLIFDTTTFDLAQWSLVEPSGAELTFSLYDVEKDVQIPRAYFSIPATYKGVDPSTR, via the coding sequence ATGATTCGCCGCGATGCCCTGCTGCTCGGTCTGTCCACTGCCCTTGCCCTGAGCCTGCCCGCCTTTGCGCTTGATCGGGCGCTGAGTGCCGAGGAGCAGCAGCTCATTGCCAATATCAATCAGCACAATTCGGCGATCCGCTCCATGGCGGGCCGGTTCCTGCAGATCGACACCAATGGCGGGCGCACCGAGGGCACCTTCTTTCTCGAGCGCCCAGACAAGGTGCGGTTCCGCTACAACCCGCCCAGCCGCGAGGAAATCGTCTCAGTGGGCCGCGGCTTTTATGTGCTCAATCGCAAGGACGAGACCTATTACGCCTATCCCCAGGATACGATCCCGCTGCGCCAGTTCCTCGGCGACAAGATCGACCTGCTCACCGCCAATGTGGTCAATGTCACCAATTCGGACGGCTATATGTCGATCACCGTGGTCGACCAGACCGTGGCCGGCACGGTGCAGGTGTCGCTGATTTTCGACACCACGACCTTCGATCTGGCGCAATGGAGCCTGGTGGAGCCCAGCGGGGCCGAGCTGACCTTCTCGCTCTATGATGTGGAAAAAGACGTGCAGATCCCGCGCGCCTATTTCTCGATTCCGGCGACCTATAAGGGTGTCGATCCTTCGACGCGATAG
- a CDS encoding FAD-dependent monooxygenase translates to MASAAQTHDVLIVGGGPVGLTLALALVQSARGIRVGLVDRRPLSVPGDNRASAIAAGVRRVFEALGVWPAMAAQSQPITAMRITDSGVGDISRPLFLSFEGDVAPGEAFAHMVPNRISGQVLLDAVGQQIEVIAPAEITAWESDARSAQLVLADGRVLVAPLVVAADGAQSALRQMAGIGVVEHDYRQTGLVTTISHELPHDGVAYEHFRPAGPFASLPLTGNRSSLVWTESGAEAPRFLAMDKAALALEIEAVMGSTLGAVTVEDDLAGFPLRMRIARDFVAPRLALVGDAAHVVHPIAGQGLNLGLKDVAALAEVVIDTIRLGLDHGGDDALARYQSWRRLDTSAMAMVTDGMNRLFSNDAAPIRAVRDFGLGLVDRAGPIKAAMIRTAAGVSGNGPKLLSGLPI, encoded by the coding sequence ATGGCCAGCGCTGCACAAACCCATGATGTGCTGATCGTCGGCGGCGGTCCGGTGGGGCTGACGCTGGCGCTTGCCCTGGTGCAATCGGCGCGCGGCATCCGTGTCGGGCTGGTCGATCGGCGGCCGCTATCGGTGCCGGGCGACAATCGCGCCTCGGCTATCGCTGCTGGCGTGCGCCGCGTCTTCGAGGCTTTGGGCGTGTGGCCCGCCATGGCCGCCCAATCGCAGCCGATCACCGCCATGCGCATTACCGATTCGGGCGTGGGCGATATTTCGCGGCCGCTGTTTCTCAGTTTTGAGGGCGATGTGGCGCCGGGCGAGGCCTTTGCCCATATGGTGCCCAATCGCATCAGCGGGCAGGTGCTGCTCGATGCGGTCGGCCAGCAGATCGAGGTGATCGCGCCGGCCGAGATCACTGCCTGGGAGAGCGATGCCCGGTCCGCCCAACTGGTGCTGGCCGATGGCCGCGTGCTCGTGGCGCCCTTGGTGGTGGCGGCCGACGGCGCGCAATCGGCACTGCGGCAGATGGCCGGCATTGGCGTCGTCGAACACGATTACCGCCAGACCGGCCTGGTCACCACGATCAGCCATGAATTGCCCCATGACGGCGTCGCCTATGAGCATTTCCGCCCCGCCGGCCCCTTTGCCAGCCTGCCGCTTACGGGCAATCGCTCGTCACTGGTTTGGACCGAATCCGGCGCCGAAGCGCCGCGCTTCCTCGCCATGGACAAAGCCGCCCTGGCGCTCGAAATCGAGGCGGTGATGGGCTCGACGCTGGGCGCTGTCACGGTCGAAGACGATCTGGCAGGCTTCCCGCTCCGCATGCGCATCGCCCGCGATTTCGTCGCGCCACGGCTGGCTCTGGTGGGCGACGCCGCCCATGTGGTGCATCCGATCGCCGGGCAGGGGCTCAATCTGGGGCTCAAGGATGTGGCGGCTTTGGCGGAAGTCGTGATCGACACCATTCGCCTCGGGCTCGATCATGGCGGGGATGACGCGCTGGCCCGCTACCAGAGCTGGCGCCGGCTCGACACCTCGGCCATGGCCATGGTGACCGACGGCATGAACCGGCTATTCTCCAATGACGCCGCCCCGATCCGCGCCGTGCGCGATTTCGGCCTGGGCCTGGTCGACCGCGCCGGCCCCATCAAGGCCGCCATGATCCGCACCGCGGCAGGTGTCTCGGGCAATGGACCAAAACTGCTCAGCGGGCTGCCGATCTAG
- a CDS encoding LON peptidase substrate-binding domain-containing protein — MPKRPTSPAELPKSVPVFPLTGALLLPFSHRPLNIFEPRYIEMVDAALRGDRLIGLIQPEDTSEESPRGRSPLQQIGCLGRITHFEESGEGRYFIILEGVTRFRLAHELTVMTPYRQGVIAAEDFATDFTRDFGEDAVDRERFIKMMRDYAEFANIDLNFEEIERTGTADLVNFCCMVSPYGAAEKQVLLEAQTLEQRAETLIAMTEFEMARGGNDRPPLN, encoded by the coding sequence ATGCCTAAACGCCCTACCTCGCCCGCCGAGCTGCCCAAATCCGTCCCGGTCTTTCCCTTGACCGGGGCACTGCTGCTGCCCTTTTCGCATCGCCCGCTCAATATCTTTGAGCCGCGCTATATCGAGATGGTGGATGCGGCCCTGCGCGGCGACCGGCTGATCGGGCTGATCCAGCCCGAGGACACGTCCGAGGAAAGCCCGCGCGGCCGCAGTCCACTGCAGCAAATCGGCTGCCTGGGCCGGATCACCCATTTCGAGGAAAGCGGGGAGGGGCGCTATTTCATCATTCTGGAAGGCGTCACCCGCTTCCGGCTCGCCCATGAGCTGACGGTGATGACGCCCTATCGCCAGGGCGTGATCGCTGCCGAGGACTTTGCCACCGACTTCACCCGCGATTTCGGCGAGGACGCGGTGGATCGCGAGCGCTTCATCAAGATGATGCGCGACTATGCCGAATTTGCCAATATCGACCTCAATTTCGAGGAGATCGAGCGCACCGGGACGGCTGACCTCGTCAATTTCTGCTGCATGGTCTCCCCCTATGGCGCCGCCGAAAAGCAGGTGCTGCTGGAAGCCCAGACGCTGGAGCAGCGCGCCGAAACCCTGATCGCCATGACCGAATTTGAAATGGCGCGCGGCGGCAATGACCGCCCCCCGCTCAACTGA
- a CDS encoding L,D-transpeptidase: MTLSVLTPSLTRRQLLAGGASFAALALAGCTTTTPTQRPVVPSGPITYDVTPEALAMYGPLPDEQFPIPAARVELLNPIYRRQEVANETGEAPGTIIVDTANRFLYWTLPNGRAMRYGVGIGRAGFAWEGRAHMAYKRKWPVWTPPADMIVRQPELEIYRHGQPPGLENALGPRALYIHQGNTDTLYRIHGNMDVLSIGQAVSSGCVRLLFQDVIDLYDRVPSGAPIVVLQ, encoded by the coding sequence ATGACCCTTTCTGTTCTCACCCCGTCGCTGACGCGGCGGCAATTGCTGGCGGGTGGCGCAAGCTTTGCTGCGCTCGCGCTCGCCGGTTGCACCACGACGACACCCACTCAGCGCCCCGTCGTTCCGTCCGGGCCAATAACCTATGACGTGACGCCCGAAGCGCTGGCCATGTATGGCCCGCTGCCGGATGAGCAATTCCCCATTCCGGCCGCGCGAGTGGAACTGCTCAATCCGATCTACCGGCGCCAGGAAGTGGCAAATGAGACTGGCGAAGCGCCGGGCACGATCATTGTCGATACGGCCAACCGCTTCCTCTATTGGACGCTACCGAATGGCCGCGCCATGCGCTATGGCGTGGGGATCGGGCGGGCCGGCTTTGCCTGGGAAGGACGTGCGCATATGGCCTATAAGCGCAAATGGCCGGTGTGGACGCCGCCTGCGGACATGATCGTCCGGCAGCCGGAACTGGAAATCTATCGCCATGGCCAGCCGCCGGGGCTGGAGAACGCGCTGGGGCCGCGGGCGCTCTATATCCATCAGGGCAATACGGACACGCTCTATCGCATCCATGGCAATATGGATGTGCTGTCCATCGGGCAGGCCGTGTCGAGCGGCTGCGTGCGCTTGCTGTTTCAGGATGTGATCGACTTGTATGATCGGGTGCCGTCGGGCGCGCCGATCGTGGTGCTGCAATAG
- the trxA gene encoding thioredoxin, giving the protein MSTPFNVATPTSPAAAPVGALIKDSTDQAFKADVIDASLDTPVLVDFWAPWCGPCRQLTPALEKVVNEKAGKIRLIKINIDENPQIAGQLGIQSIPAVFAFSGGRPVDGFMGAMPEGEVRRFADKVIAGAPEPAPAEGSMEAQITEALAAAEEALTAGDLGRAAQIFGMVVQHVPDHAVALIGLTKVYLAAGETEQAQATLDMMPEAERKGEAYTSLANSIRLLGEAADLSETSALEAALAANPDDHQARFDLAVVLNAEGKRVEAAEALVAIFKRDRTWNEDGARKKLLEFFDAWGPKDPATLKGRRLLSAALFS; this is encoded by the coding sequence ATGTCCACTCCGTTTAACGTTGCAACACCGACTTCTCCCGCTGCTGCGCCTGTTGGCGCGCTGATCAAGGATTCGACCGATCAGGCTTTCAAGGCCGACGTGATCGACGCTTCGCTCGATACACCCGTGCTGGTCGATTTCTGGGCGCCTTGGTGCGGCCCCTGCCGCCAGCTCACGCCGGCGCTGGAAAAAGTGGTCAATGAAAAGGCAGGCAAGATCCGCCTGATCAAGATCAATATCGACGAAAACCCCCAGATTGCCGGCCAGCTCGGCATTCAATCGATTCCCGCCGTGTTCGCCTTTTCCGGCGGCCGCCCGGTCGATGGCTTTATGGGCGCCATGCCCGAGGGCGAAGTGCGCCGCTTTGCCGATAAGGTGATTGCCGGCGCCCCCGAGCCGGCGCCGGCCGAAGGGTCGATGGAAGCCCAGATCACCGAAGCCCTCGCCGCCGCCGAAGAAGCGCTGACCGCTGGGGATCTCGGCCGTGCTGCGCAGATTTTCGGCATGGTAGTGCAGCATGTCCCCGACCATGCAGTGGCCTTGATCGGCCTCACCAAGGTGTATCTGGCCGCTGGCGAGACCGAGCAGGCCCAGGCCACGCTCGACATGATGCCCGAAGCCGAGCGCAAGGGCGAGGCCTATACCAGCCTTGCCAATTCGATTCGCCTCCTGGGTGAAGCCGCTGACCTGTCGGAAACCTCGGCGCTCGAAGCCGCGCTTGCCGCCAATCCCGATGATCACCAGGCCCGTTTCGATCTGGCCGTAGTGCTCAATGCCGAAGGCAAACGCGTCGAGGCCGCCGAGGCGCTGGTTGCCATCTTCAAGCGCGATCGCACCTGGAACGAAGACGGCGCGCGCAAGAAACTGCTCGAATTCTTCGATGCCTGGGGGCCAAAAGACCCCGCCACGCTCAAAGGCCGTCGGCTGCTGTCGGCCGCCTTGTTTTCCTGA
- a CDS encoding ammonium transporter — MKMSKVLGSAAIASLLLALPAFAQDAAAPAAEAAAEVTAVVDKGDVAWMLVSTMVVIVMTIPGLALFYGGLVRAKNILSVLTQVFLGFSMIAILWVAYGYSLAFAGPTEGGLSAFVGDFSKFFLSGVTLDSRAATFSAGFELPEMVFVVFQLTFACITSTLIVGGIAERMKFGALMAFLAIWFTFSYIPMAHMVWSGPGLLFGMGAYDFAGGTVVHINSGVAALVAAIVLGPRLGYMKEPIAPHNLVLTYIGAGLLWFGWFGFNAGSNLEANALTAVALINTVLAPAAAALAWAIGEKVTRGHASALGAVSGAVAGLVAITPAAGFAGVGGAIVLGAVAGFVCLWAVVNLKPMLKYDDSLDVFGIHGVGGIVGALGTAIVANPGFGGYPLDGYEMGAQFMVQLTGVIIAIVWSGVVALVAMLIVKAIFGGARVSESSESDGLDLSSHGERAYNS, encoded by the coding sequence ATGAAGATGTCAAAAGTTTTGGGGAGTGCTGCAATCGCCTCCCTGCTGCTGGCGCTGCCGGCATTTGCGCAGGACGCTGCGGCGCCGGCAGCCGAGGCGGCCGCTGAAGTGACTGCCGTCGTCGACAAGGGCGACGTGGCCTGGATGCTGGTATCCACCATGGTCGTCATCGTCATGACCATTCCGGGCCTGGCCCTGTTCTATGGCGGCCTGGTGCGCGCCAAGAATATCCTCTCCGTGCTGACCCAGGTGTTCCTCGGCTTCTCGATGATCGCCATTCTGTGGGTAGCCTATGGCTATTCGCTGGCTTTCGCCGGCCCGACCGAAGGGGGCCTGTCGGCTTTCGTCGGCGACTTCTCCAAATTCTTCCTCTCGGGCGTCACCCTTGATTCTCGCGCCGCGACCTTCTCGGCCGGGTTCGAATTGCCCGAAATGGTCTTTGTGGTCTTCCAGCTGACCTTTGCCTGCATCACCTCGACCCTCATCGTCGGCGGTATCGCCGAACGCATGAAGTTCGGCGCGCTGATGGCGTTCCTGGCCATCTGGTTCACCTTCTCCTATATCCCGATGGCCCACATGGTCTGGTCGGGCCCCGGCCTGCTGTTCGGCATGGGCGCCTATGACTTTGCCGGCGGCACCGTGGTTCACATCAATTCCGGTGTGGCCGCGCTCGTTGCTGCCATCGTGCTCGGGCCGCGCCTGGGCTACATGAAGGAGCCGATCGCTCCGCACAATCTGGTCCTCACCTATATCGGTGCCGGCCTGCTGTGGTTCGGCTGGTTCGGCTTCAATGCCGGCTCCAATCTCGAAGCCAATGCCCTGACTGCCGTTGCCCTGATCAACACCGTGCTGGCTCCGGCCGCTGCGGCTCTGGCCTGGGCCATCGGCGAAAAGGTTACCCGTGGCCATGCTTCGGCCCTGGGTGCGGTCTCGGGTGCCGTTGCCGGCCTCGTCGCGATCACCCCCGCGGCCGGCTTTGCCGGTGTCGGCGGCGCCATCGTGCTGGGTGCGGTTGCCGGTTTCGTCTGCCTGTGGGCGGTCGTCAACCTCAAGCCGATGCTCAAATATGACGATAGCCTCGATGTGTTCGGCATCCACGGCGTCGGCGGCATTGTCGGCGCCCTGGGCACCGCCATCGTCGCCAATCCCGGCTTCGGCGGCTACCCGCTGGACGGCTATGAAATGGGCGCCCAGTTCATGGTCCAGCTCACCGGCGTGATCATCGCCATCGTCTGGTCCGGTGTCGTGGCCCTGGTCGCCATGCTCATCGTCAAGGCAATCTTCGGTGGCGCCCGCGTCTCCGAATCGAGCGAAAGCGATGGCCTGGATCTGTCGAGCCACGGCGAGCGCGCCTACAACTCGTAA
- a CDS encoding P-II family nitrogen regulator, translated as MKLVIAIIKPSRLEEVRQALNSLDVHGMTVTEVKGYGRQKGHSEIYRGTEYAVHFLPKLKVEIAVDDALADAVSTAIRDSAQTGRIGDGKIFVLDLLAVTRIRTGETGASAL; from the coding sequence ATGAAACTGGTGATTGCAATTATCAAGCCATCACGCCTCGAAGAGGTTCGCCAGGCTCTCAACTCGCTCGACGTGCACGGCATGACCGTGACCGAGGTGAAGGGTTACGGCCGCCAGAAGGGGCATTCGGAAATCTATCGCGGTACCGAATACGCCGTGCACTTCCTGCCCAAGCTCAAAGTTGAAATCGCCGTTGATGACGCCCTAGCCGATGCCGTGTCCACGGCCATCCGCGACAGCGCCCAGACCGGCCGTATCGGCGATGGCAAGATCTTCGTGCTCGATCTTCTGGCCGTCACCCGTATCCGCACCGGTGAAACCGGCGCTTCTGCCCTCTAA